CTCCCTGCTTCGAATAGTAGTGAAAGTCATTAGCAGTAGAGGAAACCTCTGAATAGCCGTGACTACACATGAAACTGGGTGTTAACGCTACAGCATCACCCGGAGAATACAAGCACATCAAGATTGATAACTACATTTATGTTGTTGTCTCCTAGATGCGTGGATCCCTGGGCACAAGAACAAACCCTTCTCCTCTTCTAACTGATGAGAAGGCCATGGAAAAGACTGCCCCACGCTGAGGATGGGGCACTTCCCACAGCATTTTCACCTTTAATTAGTGCACTGAAATGCCAGCCAGGGGTGCTGCTAGACGTTACTTCTGTCACTGAGGAGTATGCTTCACCAAAACCCCAAGGGGACAACTTAATTCACTAACCACTGTACACGGCTATCCCATAGTAAGTCCCCAGACAGGCATTCTCTGTCTCTGGCAAGTTGCCTAGTATATCCCTAAAGAGAATTAACTAAGGAGCCCAGATGTCACCTCCTGCCCTTCCTGGCAAGGCCTGCAGCCCCACTTCACCTGAGCCTGTGCTTCTCTGCTTACAACGGTGAGCTCTGACTCTGGGTACCGCCACCCAGAGGGGAACCAAAGCGCTAGAGTTAGGTTTCTTCCCCTCAAGAGCTTTGCTCAAGCTGAGCTGATACCCTGGCATTTCTCATCCTCAGATTCACAGAGCGCCTGGAAGCTCAGCAGAAGCTCCAGCCTCTGTccacccagcccccacccctgcctGCACCTCAAAGTCTGTATGTAGCTCCCCGGAAATTTACAATGCTCTGAATGAACTCTGGCCGGGGAAGGGGGACTGAGCTCCCCAGTGCTTCCCTGTGAATGCTGCACATGGAGCTCGAGGCTTCTTCATCTCTCCTTGGCAACTTTTCTCCAAATAGAGAAATGGGCTTTTCGCCTACCCAAGGCAGAGGCAACCACGTGGGACCCTGTTTGGACACCCCAGCGGCCAAAGCTGATCCCCCCCCAGTCCTCCTCAACCACTTGTAGGTCCCTACACTGTGTAGAGCTGAGGGTCTCCTCCTGGAGACATGGGTCAAACATCTATCAGGGATCTGACAGGGCCCCACAAGACGTCTTGGTTGCCCCTGCTGAGGACGCTGAGCCAGGGAGCCAAGCTCTCAGCTCACAGATCTCTGGGTCCAGGGTGCATATTCCCTTCAGCCTCACTGACCTGTTGCTGTCAAACTTGTCCTGAGCtctccctccagcctctgctctccaaAGCCTTCCCACCCAACCCACCGCACCGGAAGCCTCTGTTAGAGCCCAGGAAGCAAAAGGGGACAGGGATTGCAAGGGGAAGGAAGACATCAGAAGTTTCAGACTCTGATTCTGAGAGCCAGTTGCCAAAACCATGCCCCACATCCCGATCAGATGAGTTTAGCCCGGACAGGCAGCCGTGATCTGGTATGCTCAGAGACCCCCACCCTCCCACCTGGGGCGCCCTTCATCCCTCGGGGTCTGACCTGATCGAAGTAAATGATGCGAGTCTTGTTACTCATCTCTGATGGCTCATGGTTAGTGCTTCGCACAGCCGAAAAGGCCACCTTCGAGTTAGCTGCCCGAACTGATATCCCGAGCGGGGAGGAGGACGACCCCTTGGAGTCTGTGGCCGGGTTCGAGTCGCACACCACCAGACACTTGCCCTCCAGCACGATGGGTTCCGTGTCGTTCTGAGCCCAGACGGGCAGCGTGAGGACCAGCAGAACGGCCGGCACCACGGACAGCGCCCAGCGCGCCGAGCCCATGGTGAGCGCCGCCGAGGGCGAGCCGCAGCGGCTGGCCCTTCTGCAAGCCCGCGTCGCCTCCTACCCGGGGATCCCGGAGCTCTGGGAGATGCTGGCGGTCAGACCGACAGAGCCGCAGGGAAGGCGGCGGAGGCGCGCACACTGACACCAATTCTGTGGGCTGAAGTCAAAGACTCCCTTGGAGCGGTCTCGCTGGCTCTGGTATCTTTGTCCTTTAAGGAGCTCATGCAGAAACCTCTACCCTACCCTCCTCCGCCCCCAAATCAGTCTTGCCTGGGGCCCCTGCAGCCACCCGGGCTCCTAGACATCTAAAAAAGTCGCCAAACGCTCGCGATCACACCTCGCGATAAATCCTCACCCCAAATCCAAGCACCTCGAGGTTAACCACAGGGCGGAAAAGACAAGAGGGGACTCAGAGAGCGGCTGCAAGGGTGGCAGTTGCCAAGTGGTCCAGACGTCTGTCCTGTCCGAGTGGATCTGTCTGGCTCTCGCCAAGAACGAATCACAGAGGCACAAGGTATTTCCAGCGCTGAGAACGCGAGGCTGCGCTCATGGCCAGGACGCTAGCGACTCCCACTTGCgcttggtcaaaaaaaaaaaaaaaaaaaaatccccaaagccTGGGGTACCTCCGACGCAGGTGGTCAGCGTGTAACCGAGTGGGGCGGGATCGGTGGGGACCTCTGGGTTCCCTGGTCCCCTGCGCACAACTTTCTCTGTCCGCGCGTTCAGCAGCCGGGAGGGACAGCGCCGAGCGGGCGCGCGCGCTATTTATAGGAGCGCCGCGTGCAGCTGGGGTTGACTCGCAGCTCGCCGCGGCTCCGGGAGAAGGGGACAAGGCGTCCAGTGAccccccccgcacccccagcCCCAAGCCGGCAGCACTCGCCTGACGTTCAACGCACTAGGAGGGGAGCACGCCGCACTGCTAGCTGGCCAGGTCCAAGGCCACTGAGCTCCCAGGAGAGTGCGCAGGGTGTGTGCCCAGACGCCGACGCCCACTGCCCCGGGATGGCCTCTGCCCCGTGGTTGCTTGCCACGTCCTCAGTGTAGACCCACCGGGGTCCCTTCGCCTGCCCTCCGCAGCGCGGGACTCCGCCGCCCAGCGCCCTCCGAGCAGAGTGCGGCGCTGCCAGCCCAGCTGAGCAGATGGCACAGGCGCGGAGGATCTGCGCGGCGCACGGCGCGAGGATTCCAGGAACCCGCCAGCGTCCCCACCGGCGCCGGGCCGGGAGCGCGTCCCACCGAGCCCTCGGGGCCTGTCGAACTCGGGAAAGCTTCGGAGCCGCCCTGGGTCCGTGGGGGCGGCAAGGAGGAGGCGTCTGATTCCTTCCTTCCGCTTGGGAAGATGCGCCTCGGAAGCCGCAGGGGCGCGCCTTTCCACTCACACCACGAACCCACCCCAAGCAAGGGCAGACAAAGTCTTTCATGAACCACGTCcccttaatattttaattaatatattaaaattcacCCCCTGGGAACGCACCCCTCCCCTTCTGGTGTGCGCCCCCCTTCACTGCCCATTCCACCGCCGTCGGGGCCACTGGCAGGGAAGTTGCTCTCCTCGTCCGCAGTCCCCCTGGGATGCTGGTCTTGCCTCGAAGATGGGCTGCGCGAACTTGGCCAAGTCACTTATCCTTTCCCAGAGGTCAGCATTACCCTATTCACTGTTCCCTGGCTTTCCCGTTCTGAGTGCTTTGGGGTCACGACATTCCCTCCATAATTCCTTGTTGACTTCTGGATACAGGTACCAAGTCTAACCAAAGCAGAGCGCCCGTTAACATGAATGGCACTAATGCTTCCAAGCGCCTACAACCCATGATCTGTAAATACTGCTGATTGAGGCGTACGCTTCAGAACGGGAGTCTCCCCCAGGGCACCCTCCACAGTAGAAGCCAGACCTGATTGTCAATCTTGTCCCCTCTGAAGATTCTCCAAGGACACGTGGGACCATCATAAGCATCATACTGCAGTCCCAAGTGATAAGATAGGAGGGGCTCTCATGACTGGTAATTCCCGGGCTTCATCTCCTTATAATTGTTCAATCAAAGATTAGGTACCTAGCGTGATGAAGGGTTGGAAGAGGGAGATTCCGTGGGCCAGTGCCAGGTACTTAGCTGCCATGCCATTGCCATCTTGGCCTTCTGATTGGCAGGTTATTTTCCTCAACTGTCCACTGGAGCTGTAAACAAACAGGTGAGCTAGCCTGTACTTACTGAAGGTGGCCCTCCTTGTCCACCAGCCCTGGTGACACACCCTAGGCCTCAAACAGCTTTCTAccagtctgtctccctctctctctctctctctctctctctctctctctctctctctctctctctctctctcctcttcactTTGTAACTGTTAGTTCTCACCACAGCCTTCCAAGATGGCAGCTGAAATGGCCCCTCCTTCCACACTGTATGTTGAGAGCTGATGATGCTCTATCAAATTTGGTCCTCCTGTGGAGATAAGGCTCTGCCTTCCTTTGCAAAATAACTGTTCAGTAACTAAGCCTTAGGCTGGTCGGTTCCAGGCTTAGAGGAAGAAAGTTTGTTGCCTACAGAACTGTTAAGTGTGCAGTAAGTTATCTTCCTCCCAAGGCCCATTGAGTTCTCCCTGCAGCCTTTGCCTCTCTAGTCCTTTTCTTTCTACACAAACTCAGCTTTAAAgagcctccctccttcttctgctTGCTACAAGTTTCTTTCTACCAACCTCCGCCCCCCCCCAATCTAGCAGAGCAGCCATATTAGGGACTCAAGAATGGAATGAATGATCACTTTTTCCAGACAGATTGCAATTTATAAGTCATTCATCTTATAATAGAAAATAACTTGAGTGAGACTCTCCCAGGTAAATTTAATCTCAAACCCTGAATAATTAGGGTGAAAGTTTTGGTTCCTAATAACAGATGTTCTGCTATTACATGGTAATCTGGAAATGTGGGAATGGGGCATTTTCTGTGCTCTTCTGTTAAGAGAAACTCTGTATCATTGTGAGTCAGAGTCCCGTCCTCTTCCAACCACATAAAAGGGAGATCCCTTAAGGTTCTAGGGCTGAAATCCATCTGATACCAGAGGTTTGTGATTGTAGGGCCCAACCCAGGGAGAAGAGATGGGACTGCCAGATTTCCTGTCTGGGATTGGAGTGAGGGAACTTCGGGAAAGAACTGGACGCTACAGAAGTGAGATCTGCAGACTCTTAAACTGCCGTGCCACTTGTGAGCATCGCAGAAGCTGGAAGATTTGCTTCCTTGGAGCAACCACACTGGATGATAGAAGCCAAAGATGCTGTATGGGCACCAGGCCGCAGCGGTTCTCcaatcccccacacacacttgtgtgAGTGAGGGTGCAACTGTGGCAAAAGACACAGGAAGAGCTCAGGAAGCTCAGGGTCAGCAGAGTGGCTGGACCACTTGTGAGTACAAGTTGAGAACTGGAGGGTCAGGActgactcttctttttggagtctcttccctcctctcagaAGTCTGCAACCCAAGGAAAACTGATTTTGATCCCCTAGCACCCAGTTAAGCAGCTAGGCCACATACATCTTTTTTCACCAAATCCTACCACAAAAGGCCACACAGCTCCTGACCAGAGGCACTAACAAGTCCCATGTTCTGCCTGGGGAAAACATCTCCTGAATGTCAGCTGAAGAGGCATTTCCTAGTCCGCATACCACACCTTCCTTCGCTCTAGCATCTCTAAGACAGAAGAACTAGGAGCAAGCCCAGATCTGTGGCCATCTCGTCAGTCAGTTCCTTTTATTTCCAGTTTTGAATATGCTACAAGAACACCTAGCTGTGACCCAAATGTTTCCCTTTCCTGAGGTTCCCAGATTATATTTGATGGCAAATGCTTGtgcgtttttcttttttctttgggcCAGACTTCAGAAGTGAGGCAAGAATGCACTGTGCTATTTCATTTCCCTGTTGGCGGGCTCAACTTAAAAGTAAATTAGAGTCAGAGCTGATTTTGCATAGGAAAGCCACTCTAGCGGCCAGTGCATTTGTGACTGAGTGTAACCGTTTCTTAGAGGAAACTAAGCCAAGCCAGTCAGGACCTAGGAGCAATTTTCTGCTTCTGAAGATAAAGtgtgagagaaaagcagagagagacactcaGGGCATTCAGCTTTCAGAGCCTCACCTGGG
Above is a window of Jaculus jaculus isolate mJacJac1 chromosome 8, mJacJac1.mat.Y.cur, whole genome shotgun sequence DNA encoding:
- the Cbln4 gene encoding cerebellin-4 isoform X2, which produces MGSARWALSVVPAVLLVLTLPVWAQNDTEPIVLEGKCLVVCDSNPATDSKGSSSSPLGISVRAANSKVAFSAVRSTNHEPSEMSNKTRIIYFDQVNLMLNGKPVISAFAGDKDVTREAATNGVLLYLDKEDKVYLKLEKGNLLGGWQYSTFSGFLVFPL